In Lepisosteus oculatus isolate fLepOcu1 chromosome 28, fLepOcu1.hap2, whole genome shotgun sequence, the following proteins share a genomic window:
- the stat3 gene encoding signal transducer and activator of transcription 3 isoform X4 yields the protein MAQWNQLQQLDPRYLEQLYHLYSDSFPMELRQFLAPWIESQDWAYAANKESHATLVFHNLLGEIDQQYSRFLQENNVLYQHNLRRIKQHLQSKYLEKPMEIARIVARCLWEENRLLQTATTTAQDGQASHPTGTVVTEKQQILEHNLQDVRKRVQDMEQKMKMLENLQDDFDFNYKTLKSQGEISQDLNGNSQAAATRQKMAQLEQMLTALDQLRRQIVTEMAGLLSAMDFVQKNLTDEELADWKRRQQIACIGGPPNICLDRLETWITSLAESQLQIRQQIKKLEELQQKVSYKGDPIVQHRPALEEKIVDIFRNLMKSAFVVERQPCMPMHPDRPLVIKTGVQFTTKVRLLVKFPELNYQLKIKVCIDKESGDVAALRGSRKFNILGTNTKVMNMEESNNGSLSAEFKHLTLREQRCGNGGRANSDASLIVTEELHLITFETEVYHQGLKIDLETHSLPVVVISNICQMPNAWASILWYNMLTNHPKNVNFFTKPPVATWDQVAEVLSWQFSSTTKRGLTIEQLTTLAEKLLGPCVNYSGCQITWAKFCKENMAGKGFSFWVWLDNIIDLVKKYILALWNEGYIMGFISKERERAILSTKPPGTFLLRFSESSKEGGITFTWVEKDISGKTQIQSVEPYTKQQLNSMSFAEIIMGYKIMDATNILVSPLVYLFPEIPKEEAFGKYCRTENTEQPDFTDPGTVPYLKTKFICVTPTNSGNTSDLFPMSPRTLDSLMHNEVQEPNPGGGPLESLTLDMEFTSEAASPM from the exons ATGGCCCAGTGGAATCAGTTGCAGCAGCTGGACCCCAGATACCTGGAGCAGCTCTACCACCTCTACAGCGACAGCTTCCCCATGGAGCTGCGGCAGTTCCTCGCCCCCTGGATCGAGAGTCAGGACTG GGCCTACGCTGCCAACAAAGAATCTCACGCCACGCTGGTTTTCCACAACCTCCTGGGGGAGATCGACCAGCAGTACAGCCGCTTCCTCCAGGAGAACAACGTGCTCTACCAGCACAACCTGCGCAGGATCAAGCAGCACTTGCAG AGCAAGTACCTGGAAAAGCCCATGGAGATCGCGAGGATAGTGGCTCGATGCTTGTGGGAAGAGAATCGATTGCTGCAGACTGCTACAACCACGGCCCAG GATGGGCAGGCGTCTCACCCCACGGGCACGGTTGTGACGGAGAAGCAGCAGATTCTGGAGCACAACCTGCAGGACGTGAGGAAAAGAGTGCAG GATATGGAACAGAAGATGAAAATgctggaaaacctgcaggatgacTTTGACTTTAACTACAAGACTCTGAAAAGCCAAGGAG AAATCTCCCAGGATCTGAACGGGAACAGTCAGGCAGCAGCAACGAGACAGAAAATGGCACAGCTGGAGCAGATGTTGACAGCTTTGGATCAGCTCCGAAGG CAAATCGTGACCGAGATGGCGGGGTTGCTGTCGGCCATGGACTTTGTGCAGAAGAACCTGACGGATGAGGAACTGGCGGACTGGAAGAGGCGGCAGCAGATCGCCTGCATCGGGGGACCCCCCAACATCTGCCTGGACCGCCTGGAGACCTG GATTACCTCTCTGGCCGAGTCCCAGCTGCAGATCAGACAGCAGATCAAGAAGCTGGAGGAGCTGCAGCAGAAGGTGTCCTACAAGGGCGACCCCATCGTCCAGCACCGGCCTGCCCTGGAGGAGAAGATAGTGGACATCTTCAGGAACCTCATGAAAAG TGCCTTTGTGGTGGAGCGACAGCCATGTATGCCTATGCACCCCGATAGGCCTCTGGTCATTAAGACAGGGGTGCAGTTCACTACCAAGGTCAG GTTACTGGTGAAATTTCCCGAGCTGAATTATCAACTGAAGATTAAAGTCTGCATCGACAA GGAATCGGGGGATGTGGCAGCATTGAGAGG TTCCCGCAAGTTTAACATCTTGGGTACGAACACGAAGGTGATGAACATGGAGGAGTCCAATAACGGCAGCCTCTCCGCTGAGTTCAAACACCTG ACCCTGAGAGAGCAGCGGTGTGGGAATGGAGGCCGGGCGAACAGTGAT GCCTCTCTGATCGTGACCGAGGAGCTGCATCTCATCACCTTCGAGACTGAGGTCTACCACCAGGGGCTGAAGATCGACCTGGAG ACGCATTCTTTGCCTGTGGTCGTCATCTCCAACATCTGCCAGATGCCCAACGCCTGGGCGTCCATCCTGTGGTACAACATGCTGACCAATCACCCTAAG AACGTCAACTTCTTCACCAAGCCCCCCGTGGCCACGTGGGACCAGGTGGCCGAGGTGCTGAGCTGGCAGTTCTCCTCCACGACCAAGCGGGGGCTGACCATCGAGCAGCTGACCACACTGGCGGAGAAGCTGCTGG GACCTTGTGTGAACTACTCTGGGTGTCAGATCACATGGGCAAAGTTCTGCAAG GAGAATATGGCAGGGAAAGGGTTTTCATTCTGGGTGTGGCTGGACAATATCATCGACCTGGTGAAGAAGTACATCTTGGCATTATGGAACGAAGG GTACATCATGGGTTTCATCAGCAAGGAGCGCGAGAGAGCCATTTTGAGCACCAAGCCCCCTGGCACCTTCCTTCTGCGCTTCAGCGAGAGCAGCAAGGAGGGAGGCATCACCTTCACCTGGGTGGAGAAAGACATCAGCG GGAAGACGCAGATCCAGTCCGTGGAGCCCTACACCAAGCAGCAGCTGAACAGCATGTCCTTCGCCGAGATCATTATGGGCTACAAGATCATGGACGCCACCAACATCCTGGTCTCTCCACTCGTGTACCTGTTTCCAGAGATCCCAAAGGAGGAAGCGTTTGGGAAGTACTGCCGCACAGAGAACACCGAGCAACCGGATTTCACAGACCCAG GCACAGTCCCTTATCTGAAGACAAAGTTCATCTGCGTGACCCC
- the stat3 gene encoding signal transducer and activator of transcription 3 isoform X1: MAQWNQLQQLDPRYLEQLYHLYSDSFPMELRQFLAPWIESQDWAYAANKESHATLVFHNLLGEIDQQYSRFLQENNVLYQHNLRRIKQHLQSKYLEKPMEIARIVARCLWEENRLLQTATTTAQDGQASHPTGTVVTEKQQILEHNLQDVRKRVQDMEQKMKMLENLQDDFDFNYKTLKSQGEISQDLNGNSQAAATRQKMAQLEQMLTALDQLRRQIVTEMAGLLSAMDFVQKNLTDEELADWKRRQQIACIGGPPNICLDRLETWITSLAESQLQIRQQIKKLEELQQKVSYKGDPIVQHRPALEEKIVDIFRNLMKSAFVVERQPCMPMHPDRPLVIKTGVQFTTKVRLLVKFPELNYQLKIKVCIDKESGDVAALRGSRKFNILGTNTKVMNMEESNNGSLSAEFKHLTLREQRCGNGGRANSDASLIVTEELHLITFETEVYHQGLKIDLETHSLPVVVISNICQMPNAWASILWYNMLTNHPKNVNFFTKPPVATWDQVAEVLSWQFSSTTKRGLTIEQLTTLAEKLLGPCVNYSGCQITWAKFCKENMAGKGFSFWVWLDNIIDLVKKYILALWNEGYIMGFISKERERAILSTKPPGTFLLRFSESSKEGGITFTWVEKDISGKTQIQSVEPYTKQQLNSMSFAEIIMGYKIMDATNILVSPLVYLFPEIPKEEAFGKYCRTENTEQPDFTDPGSTVPYLKTKFICVTPSPSVFMDMPDSELLANGYSGTNSGNTSDLFPMSPRTLDSLMHNEVQEPNPGGGPLESLTLDMEFTSEAASPM, encoded by the exons ATGGCCCAGTGGAATCAGTTGCAGCAGCTGGACCCCAGATACCTGGAGCAGCTCTACCACCTCTACAGCGACAGCTTCCCCATGGAGCTGCGGCAGTTCCTCGCCCCCTGGATCGAGAGTCAGGACTG GGCCTACGCTGCCAACAAAGAATCTCACGCCACGCTGGTTTTCCACAACCTCCTGGGGGAGATCGACCAGCAGTACAGCCGCTTCCTCCAGGAGAACAACGTGCTCTACCAGCACAACCTGCGCAGGATCAAGCAGCACTTGCAG AGCAAGTACCTGGAAAAGCCCATGGAGATCGCGAGGATAGTGGCTCGATGCTTGTGGGAAGAGAATCGATTGCTGCAGACTGCTACAACCACGGCCCAG GATGGGCAGGCGTCTCACCCCACGGGCACGGTTGTGACGGAGAAGCAGCAGATTCTGGAGCACAACCTGCAGGACGTGAGGAAAAGAGTGCAG GATATGGAACAGAAGATGAAAATgctggaaaacctgcaggatgacTTTGACTTTAACTACAAGACTCTGAAAAGCCAAGGAG AAATCTCCCAGGATCTGAACGGGAACAGTCAGGCAGCAGCAACGAGACAGAAAATGGCACAGCTGGAGCAGATGTTGACAGCTTTGGATCAGCTCCGAAGG CAAATCGTGACCGAGATGGCGGGGTTGCTGTCGGCCATGGACTTTGTGCAGAAGAACCTGACGGATGAGGAACTGGCGGACTGGAAGAGGCGGCAGCAGATCGCCTGCATCGGGGGACCCCCCAACATCTGCCTGGACCGCCTGGAGACCTG GATTACCTCTCTGGCCGAGTCCCAGCTGCAGATCAGACAGCAGATCAAGAAGCTGGAGGAGCTGCAGCAGAAGGTGTCCTACAAGGGCGACCCCATCGTCCAGCACCGGCCTGCCCTGGAGGAGAAGATAGTGGACATCTTCAGGAACCTCATGAAAAG TGCCTTTGTGGTGGAGCGACAGCCATGTATGCCTATGCACCCCGATAGGCCTCTGGTCATTAAGACAGGGGTGCAGTTCACTACCAAGGTCAG GTTACTGGTGAAATTTCCCGAGCTGAATTATCAACTGAAGATTAAAGTCTGCATCGACAA GGAATCGGGGGATGTGGCAGCATTGAGAGG TTCCCGCAAGTTTAACATCTTGGGTACGAACACGAAGGTGATGAACATGGAGGAGTCCAATAACGGCAGCCTCTCCGCTGAGTTCAAACACCTG ACCCTGAGAGAGCAGCGGTGTGGGAATGGAGGCCGGGCGAACAGTGAT GCCTCTCTGATCGTGACCGAGGAGCTGCATCTCATCACCTTCGAGACTGAGGTCTACCACCAGGGGCTGAAGATCGACCTGGAG ACGCATTCTTTGCCTGTGGTCGTCATCTCCAACATCTGCCAGATGCCCAACGCCTGGGCGTCCATCCTGTGGTACAACATGCTGACCAATCACCCTAAG AACGTCAACTTCTTCACCAAGCCCCCCGTGGCCACGTGGGACCAGGTGGCCGAGGTGCTGAGCTGGCAGTTCTCCTCCACGACCAAGCGGGGGCTGACCATCGAGCAGCTGACCACACTGGCGGAGAAGCTGCTGG GACCTTGTGTGAACTACTCTGGGTGTCAGATCACATGGGCAAAGTTCTGCAAG GAGAATATGGCAGGGAAAGGGTTTTCATTCTGGGTGTGGCTGGACAATATCATCGACCTGGTGAAGAAGTACATCTTGGCATTATGGAACGAAGG GTACATCATGGGTTTCATCAGCAAGGAGCGCGAGAGAGCCATTTTGAGCACCAAGCCCCCTGGCACCTTCCTTCTGCGCTTCAGCGAGAGCAGCAAGGAGGGAGGCATCACCTTCACCTGGGTGGAGAAAGACATCAGCG GGAAGACGCAGATCCAGTCCGTGGAGCCCTACACCAAGCAGCAGCTGAACAGCATGTCCTTCGCCGAGATCATTATGGGCTACAAGATCATGGACGCCACCAACATCCTGGTCTCTCCACTCGTGTACCTGTTTCCAGAGATCCCAAAGGAGGAAGCGTTTGGGAAGTACTGCCGCACAGAGAACACCGAGCAACCGGATTTCACAGACCCAGGTA GCACAGTCCCTTATCTGAAGACAAAGTTCATCTGCGTGACCCC GTCCCCATCTGTGTTCATGGACATGCCGGACAGCGAGCTGCTGGCCAACGGATATTCGGG
- the stat3 gene encoding signal transducer and activator of transcription 3 isoform X3, translating to MAQWNQLQQLDPRYLEQLYHLYSDSFPMELRQFLAPWIESQDWAYAANKESHATLVFHNLLGEIDQQYSRFLQENNVLYQHNLRRIKQHLQSKYLEKPMEIARIVARCLWEENRLLQTATTTAQDGQASHPTGTVVTEKQQILEHNLQDVRKRVQDMEQKMKMLENLQDDFDFNYKTLKSQGEISQDLNGNSQAAATRQKMAQLEQMLTALDQLRRQIVTEMAGLLSAMDFVQKNLTDEELADWKRRQQIACIGGPPNICLDRLETWITSLAESQLQIRQQIKKLEELQQKVSYKGDPIVQHRPALEEKIVDIFRNLMKSAFVVERQPCMPMHPDRPLVIKTGVQFTTKVRLLVKFPELNYQLKIKVCIDKESGDVAALRGSRKFNILGTNTKVMNMEESNNGSLSAEFKHLTLREQRCGNGGRANSDASLIVTEELHLITFETEVYHQGLKIDLETHSLPVVVISNICQMPNAWASILWYNMLTNHPKNVNFFTKPPVATWDQVAEVLSWQFSSTTKRGLTIEQLTTLAEKLLGPCVNYSGCQITWAKFCKENMAGKGFSFWVWLDNIIDLVKKYILALWNEGYIMGFISKERERAILSTKPPGTFLLRFSESSKEGGITFTWVEKDISGKTQIQSVEPYTKQQLNSMSFAEIIMGYKIMDATNILVSPLVYLFPEIPKEEAFGKYCRTENTEQPDFTDPGSTVPYLKTKFICVTPTNSGNTSDLFPMSPRTLDSLMHNEVQEPNPGGGPLESLTLDMEFTSEAASPM from the exons ATGGCCCAGTGGAATCAGTTGCAGCAGCTGGACCCCAGATACCTGGAGCAGCTCTACCACCTCTACAGCGACAGCTTCCCCATGGAGCTGCGGCAGTTCCTCGCCCCCTGGATCGAGAGTCAGGACTG GGCCTACGCTGCCAACAAAGAATCTCACGCCACGCTGGTTTTCCACAACCTCCTGGGGGAGATCGACCAGCAGTACAGCCGCTTCCTCCAGGAGAACAACGTGCTCTACCAGCACAACCTGCGCAGGATCAAGCAGCACTTGCAG AGCAAGTACCTGGAAAAGCCCATGGAGATCGCGAGGATAGTGGCTCGATGCTTGTGGGAAGAGAATCGATTGCTGCAGACTGCTACAACCACGGCCCAG GATGGGCAGGCGTCTCACCCCACGGGCACGGTTGTGACGGAGAAGCAGCAGATTCTGGAGCACAACCTGCAGGACGTGAGGAAAAGAGTGCAG GATATGGAACAGAAGATGAAAATgctggaaaacctgcaggatgacTTTGACTTTAACTACAAGACTCTGAAAAGCCAAGGAG AAATCTCCCAGGATCTGAACGGGAACAGTCAGGCAGCAGCAACGAGACAGAAAATGGCACAGCTGGAGCAGATGTTGACAGCTTTGGATCAGCTCCGAAGG CAAATCGTGACCGAGATGGCGGGGTTGCTGTCGGCCATGGACTTTGTGCAGAAGAACCTGACGGATGAGGAACTGGCGGACTGGAAGAGGCGGCAGCAGATCGCCTGCATCGGGGGACCCCCCAACATCTGCCTGGACCGCCTGGAGACCTG GATTACCTCTCTGGCCGAGTCCCAGCTGCAGATCAGACAGCAGATCAAGAAGCTGGAGGAGCTGCAGCAGAAGGTGTCCTACAAGGGCGACCCCATCGTCCAGCACCGGCCTGCCCTGGAGGAGAAGATAGTGGACATCTTCAGGAACCTCATGAAAAG TGCCTTTGTGGTGGAGCGACAGCCATGTATGCCTATGCACCCCGATAGGCCTCTGGTCATTAAGACAGGGGTGCAGTTCACTACCAAGGTCAG GTTACTGGTGAAATTTCCCGAGCTGAATTATCAACTGAAGATTAAAGTCTGCATCGACAA GGAATCGGGGGATGTGGCAGCATTGAGAGG TTCCCGCAAGTTTAACATCTTGGGTACGAACACGAAGGTGATGAACATGGAGGAGTCCAATAACGGCAGCCTCTCCGCTGAGTTCAAACACCTG ACCCTGAGAGAGCAGCGGTGTGGGAATGGAGGCCGGGCGAACAGTGAT GCCTCTCTGATCGTGACCGAGGAGCTGCATCTCATCACCTTCGAGACTGAGGTCTACCACCAGGGGCTGAAGATCGACCTGGAG ACGCATTCTTTGCCTGTGGTCGTCATCTCCAACATCTGCCAGATGCCCAACGCCTGGGCGTCCATCCTGTGGTACAACATGCTGACCAATCACCCTAAG AACGTCAACTTCTTCACCAAGCCCCCCGTGGCCACGTGGGACCAGGTGGCCGAGGTGCTGAGCTGGCAGTTCTCCTCCACGACCAAGCGGGGGCTGACCATCGAGCAGCTGACCACACTGGCGGAGAAGCTGCTGG GACCTTGTGTGAACTACTCTGGGTGTCAGATCACATGGGCAAAGTTCTGCAAG GAGAATATGGCAGGGAAAGGGTTTTCATTCTGGGTGTGGCTGGACAATATCATCGACCTGGTGAAGAAGTACATCTTGGCATTATGGAACGAAGG GTACATCATGGGTTTCATCAGCAAGGAGCGCGAGAGAGCCATTTTGAGCACCAAGCCCCCTGGCACCTTCCTTCTGCGCTTCAGCGAGAGCAGCAAGGAGGGAGGCATCACCTTCACCTGGGTGGAGAAAGACATCAGCG GGAAGACGCAGATCCAGTCCGTGGAGCCCTACACCAAGCAGCAGCTGAACAGCATGTCCTTCGCCGAGATCATTATGGGCTACAAGATCATGGACGCCACCAACATCCTGGTCTCTCCACTCGTGTACCTGTTTCCAGAGATCCCAAAGGAGGAAGCGTTTGGGAAGTACTGCCGCACAGAGAACACCGAGCAACCGGATTTCACAGACCCAGGTA GCACAGTCCCTTATCTGAAGACAAAGTTCATCTGCGTGACCCC
- the stat3 gene encoding signal transducer and activator of transcription 3 isoform X2, with the protein MAQWNQLQQLDPRYLEQLYHLYSDSFPMELRQFLAPWIESQDWAYAANKESHATLVFHNLLGEIDQQYSRFLQENNVLYQHNLRRIKQHLQSKYLEKPMEIARIVARCLWEENRLLQTATTTAQDGQASHPTGTVVTEKQQILEHNLQDVRKRVQDMEQKMKMLENLQDDFDFNYKTLKSQGEISQDLNGNSQAAATRQKMAQLEQMLTALDQLRRQIVTEMAGLLSAMDFVQKNLTDEELADWKRRQQIACIGGPPNICLDRLETWITSLAESQLQIRQQIKKLEELQQKVSYKGDPIVQHRPALEEKIVDIFRNLMKSAFVVERQPCMPMHPDRPLVIKTGVQFTTKVRLLVKFPELNYQLKIKVCIDKESGDVAALRGSRKFNILGTNTKVMNMEESNNGSLSAEFKHLTLREQRCGNGGRANSDASLIVTEELHLITFETEVYHQGLKIDLETHSLPVVVISNICQMPNAWASILWYNMLTNHPKNVNFFTKPPVATWDQVAEVLSWQFSSTTKRGLTIEQLTTLAEKLLGPCVNYSGCQITWAKFCKENMAGKGFSFWVWLDNIIDLVKKYILALWNEGYIMGFISKERERAILSTKPPGTFLLRFSESSKEGGITFTWVEKDISGKTQIQSVEPYTKQQLNSMSFAEIIMGYKIMDATNILVSPLVYLFPEIPKEEAFGKYCRTENTEQPDFTDPGTVPYLKTKFICVTPSPSVFMDMPDSELLANGYSGTNSGNTSDLFPMSPRTLDSLMHNEVQEPNPGGGPLESLTLDMEFTSEAASPM; encoded by the exons ATGGCCCAGTGGAATCAGTTGCAGCAGCTGGACCCCAGATACCTGGAGCAGCTCTACCACCTCTACAGCGACAGCTTCCCCATGGAGCTGCGGCAGTTCCTCGCCCCCTGGATCGAGAGTCAGGACTG GGCCTACGCTGCCAACAAAGAATCTCACGCCACGCTGGTTTTCCACAACCTCCTGGGGGAGATCGACCAGCAGTACAGCCGCTTCCTCCAGGAGAACAACGTGCTCTACCAGCACAACCTGCGCAGGATCAAGCAGCACTTGCAG AGCAAGTACCTGGAAAAGCCCATGGAGATCGCGAGGATAGTGGCTCGATGCTTGTGGGAAGAGAATCGATTGCTGCAGACTGCTACAACCACGGCCCAG GATGGGCAGGCGTCTCACCCCACGGGCACGGTTGTGACGGAGAAGCAGCAGATTCTGGAGCACAACCTGCAGGACGTGAGGAAAAGAGTGCAG GATATGGAACAGAAGATGAAAATgctggaaaacctgcaggatgacTTTGACTTTAACTACAAGACTCTGAAAAGCCAAGGAG AAATCTCCCAGGATCTGAACGGGAACAGTCAGGCAGCAGCAACGAGACAGAAAATGGCACAGCTGGAGCAGATGTTGACAGCTTTGGATCAGCTCCGAAGG CAAATCGTGACCGAGATGGCGGGGTTGCTGTCGGCCATGGACTTTGTGCAGAAGAACCTGACGGATGAGGAACTGGCGGACTGGAAGAGGCGGCAGCAGATCGCCTGCATCGGGGGACCCCCCAACATCTGCCTGGACCGCCTGGAGACCTG GATTACCTCTCTGGCCGAGTCCCAGCTGCAGATCAGACAGCAGATCAAGAAGCTGGAGGAGCTGCAGCAGAAGGTGTCCTACAAGGGCGACCCCATCGTCCAGCACCGGCCTGCCCTGGAGGAGAAGATAGTGGACATCTTCAGGAACCTCATGAAAAG TGCCTTTGTGGTGGAGCGACAGCCATGTATGCCTATGCACCCCGATAGGCCTCTGGTCATTAAGACAGGGGTGCAGTTCACTACCAAGGTCAG GTTACTGGTGAAATTTCCCGAGCTGAATTATCAACTGAAGATTAAAGTCTGCATCGACAA GGAATCGGGGGATGTGGCAGCATTGAGAGG TTCCCGCAAGTTTAACATCTTGGGTACGAACACGAAGGTGATGAACATGGAGGAGTCCAATAACGGCAGCCTCTCCGCTGAGTTCAAACACCTG ACCCTGAGAGAGCAGCGGTGTGGGAATGGAGGCCGGGCGAACAGTGAT GCCTCTCTGATCGTGACCGAGGAGCTGCATCTCATCACCTTCGAGACTGAGGTCTACCACCAGGGGCTGAAGATCGACCTGGAG ACGCATTCTTTGCCTGTGGTCGTCATCTCCAACATCTGCCAGATGCCCAACGCCTGGGCGTCCATCCTGTGGTACAACATGCTGACCAATCACCCTAAG AACGTCAACTTCTTCACCAAGCCCCCCGTGGCCACGTGGGACCAGGTGGCCGAGGTGCTGAGCTGGCAGTTCTCCTCCACGACCAAGCGGGGGCTGACCATCGAGCAGCTGACCACACTGGCGGAGAAGCTGCTGG GACCTTGTGTGAACTACTCTGGGTGTCAGATCACATGGGCAAAGTTCTGCAAG GAGAATATGGCAGGGAAAGGGTTTTCATTCTGGGTGTGGCTGGACAATATCATCGACCTGGTGAAGAAGTACATCTTGGCATTATGGAACGAAGG GTACATCATGGGTTTCATCAGCAAGGAGCGCGAGAGAGCCATTTTGAGCACCAAGCCCCCTGGCACCTTCCTTCTGCGCTTCAGCGAGAGCAGCAAGGAGGGAGGCATCACCTTCACCTGGGTGGAGAAAGACATCAGCG GGAAGACGCAGATCCAGTCCGTGGAGCCCTACACCAAGCAGCAGCTGAACAGCATGTCCTTCGCCGAGATCATTATGGGCTACAAGATCATGGACGCCACCAACATCCTGGTCTCTCCACTCGTGTACCTGTTTCCAGAGATCCCAAAGGAGGAAGCGTTTGGGAAGTACTGCCGCACAGAGAACACCGAGCAACCGGATTTCACAGACCCAG GCACAGTCCCTTATCTGAAGACAAAGTTCATCTGCGTGACCCC GTCCCCATCTGTGTTCATGGACATGCCGGACAGCGAGCTGCTGGCCAACGGATATTCGGG